The sequence below is a genomic window from Acetivibrio clariflavus DSM 19732.
TGGCAATATTGGAACTGGCAAAATTGAAGAAAGTTTCAATTACCCAGAAAGCTCAGTTTGATGAGATTATAGTTCATAGAACTGCAGAAAAACTTGAAGATATAGATATAGATGAAGAAAAAATTGCAGCTGAAAGATAAGTTGCATTTCTGAAAATTAAGCTGCTGTATAAGTTGTTGTGGAGGAAAGGCTCACATGGACTTAAAAAAACTTGAAGGAATAATTGAAGGACTACTTTTTGCATCGGGTGACAGATTATCTTTAGAAAAAATATGTGAGATAGCAGGTGTTGATAAAAAAACTGTCAAGCTTGTAATTAACAATATGATAGTAAACTATAACGAAAATCCTGCAAGAGGTATCACCATCCGGGAGATTAACAATGGTTATCAGCTGTGTTCAAAACCTGAACTGTATGAATATGTGAAAGTTCTGTTTGAACCAAAGCAAAAGAGCGGTCTGTCCCAGGCAGCCTTTGAAACTCTTGCCATTATAGCTTTTAACAGACCCATTACAAAGGCAAAAATAGAACAAATCCGGGGAGTTAATTCCGACAGTGCCATTGCAAAACTTTTGGAAAGAAATCTGATCAGGGAAGCAGGAAGATTGGATGCGCCCGGTAAGCCTATACTGTATGAGACGACGGAAGAGTTCTTCAGAAGCTTCGGTTACAAATCCGACAGCGACCTGCCCATATTTGAAATGAATGAAATTCCTGAAGTAGTAGAACCGAGACAGGATGAAAATAACACCGATGATAAAAATGAAGAAAATGTAAATAGTTGACCGAAATATTTAAAGAATACACCGAAAGGTGTATTTTTTTTGTCTTTAAGGAAAAAATATCTAAAAAGAGGTGTAATGATGTGCTTATTGCTATTGTAATAATAACTATAGCGGTATTATTTGCCCTATGTTTTATAAAAGTAAATTTAGCTTTTGAATATAAAAGACGGGATGTAAATGACTATTTTGCAGTATCCATATTTATATTCAATGGCTTGATTAAATATAAAATTGAAATTCCGAAAGTGGACACAAAGAAAAAAGGTTTGTTTTTTAGAAAAGTAAAGAGAAAGAAAAAGGCAAAATCAGAAAAGAAAGAAAAATTGAGTTATGGATATATACTCGAAAGCATTCGGCAATATCGTGATTTCATGGACAAATACCGAGTGTTTTTCAGCAGAATATTTAATTATTTAAGATGTAAAGTCAATATTAAGAAACTGGACTTCGACATTACAATAGGAACGGATAATGCCCACCATACTGCGATATTAACGGGTTTATGCTGGTCGGCTGCAGGTATTATTATTTCTTTTATTCATAACAACCTGAATCTTTCGAAAAAAAATATCAGTATTAAACCCGATTATATGGGAAAAAAATTAAAAGTTGATTTATTTTGCATATTGAATCTAAGAATTGGACATATTATTATAGTCGGTCTTATATATTTAATGCATGTTAAACCGTTTCGAAAGTTGGCTTGTTTTATAAATATGGCACAAAACCAAACAAATCATATTTTATGAAACGGAAGTTAAAAGGTTTTATATATATTTAAGCATCAAATTGAACCTTGGCAGAAAAAGCATAATATTTAAAAGGTTTAGTACCTATATCGATAATATAAATACAGGTGGTGATTGAATTGGCAGAACATCCAATACAAGGACTTATGACAACGGCAATGGAAAGTATCAAGGATATGGTTGATGTAAATACCATAGTGGGCGATGCTGTACAGGCGCCGGATGGTACAGTAATAATTCCTATTTCAAAGGTAACCTTCGGGTTTGCAGCAGGAGGAGGAGAATTCAATTCCAAAAGCAAAGCTGGAATTGAATGTGATGACAGTGGGAAAAGGCCGGTTGAAAGTGAGGGTAACGGAAAATTTCCCTTTGCAGGAGGAAGCGGAGCAGGTGTAAGTATAAATCCTGTAGCCTTTATGGTAGTAGGGCAGGGACAAATAAAGCTGTTACCTGTAAATGTAAATTCCTCACTGGAAAAAATACTTGACTTTATCCCTGAATTAATTGAGAAGGCAAATGACGCCTACAAAAAAAAGATAAAAATTAAGAAAGAGCTAAAGGCCTGCGAAAAGAATGCAAAAGAAGAAGAGGACGAAGAAGAGTAAATACTTAAAAGGTGGGAAGAAATCCTGCCTTTTTGTTTTGATAGACTTTTAACTTGAGAGTAAAGGTAAACTACTCGGAAAAAATAATCTTTACGAATTTTTCCTTTAACTCGTAGAAATTGTTTGCAGCATAAAGTATAATACTCTTGTATTGGCAGAAAAAAGATTAAGAGGTTGAGAAATAATATATGGAATTGGTAAGGTTACAAAAGTACATTGCCGATTGCGGTGTGGCTTCAAGAAGAAAAGCGGAAGAACTTATAAAACAGGCAAGGGTTAAAGTAAACGGAACGGTTGTAACTGAAATGGGAATAAAGGTCAGTGATGCCGATTTGGTTGAAGTAGACGGCAAAATAATAAAGCCTGAAAATAAAAAAGTGTACATTTTGCTGAATAAACCGCCCGGGTATGTGACTACAGTAAAAGATCAGTTTGGGAGACCTACTGTAATTGATCTTTTAAAAGGGGTAAAGGAAAGAGTATTTCCGGTAGGAAGGCTTGATTATGAGACAACGGGACTTTTGATTCTTACCAATGACGGGGACTTTGCTTACAGGATGACTCATCCAAAGCATAAAGTTGAAAAAACGTATCTTGCAACAATTGCCGGCATTCCCACCGGTGAGGAAATAAGCAGGTTTGAAAAAGGTTTGAGGATAGAAGATTACATTACGGCACCTGCTAAATTTAAGATAGTTGCAAAAAATAAGCAAAACTGTGTGGCAGAGATAACCATTCATGAGGGACGCAACCGTCAGGTAAGGAAAATGTGCGAGGCAATAGGTCATCCGGTATTGTCATTAAAGAGAATTTCAATCGGTAAACTGTCCATAGGCAATTTGGCTGAGGGAGATTGGCGGGAACTGACACAGGACGAGGTAAAATCCCTTCTTTCACTATGATTTTGTTTATTGGCAGAGGATAAGTGAAAGGTCAGGGGAAATCTCCCCTGACCTCAGGCAGTGATAATTCTTTGTCCTTTTCTACTTTTTTTGCTGTCTTTTCGTTGCTATCATTTATTCTTTTATATCACGGGTTTTATAACTTGCACAAAGAGTTTCATCGTACGGGGCACCACTGTCTGACTTAGCTGCGGCACTTACCTGAATTGCGTCCAGGGTACATAAGTTTTCGCTGAATTCATTGTAAATACAACTTCCCACTGAACACAAAATCTTTTGACATTTAGCCATACAGCAACCCCTCCTCGATTTACTTGTGCAATATTATTATGCCAATAAAAAAGTTAAATATTTGTTGAAATATTTTCTTTGACAAATTAATGTTTCCAATTTAAAATAATAGTTACTGTCATTTTAAAAAAGAATTTTGAAGAATTTCAATAAAATGAGTTAATAATTACTATAACTAAAATTATTCGAGGAGTGAATGGGATGGAATTATGGTACACTGAATTTCAAACACCCAATGTTGGAATCACATGTAAGACAAAAAAGACTTATCACACTGAAAAGACGGAGTTTCAGGATCTTGCGCTGATAGAAACGGAACAGTTCGGAAGAATGCTTGTTTTAGACGGAACAGTACAGACTACTATAGAAGACGAATTTGTATATCATGAAATGATTAGCCACGTTCCTCTCTTTACGCACCAAAATCCTAAAAAGGTACTTGTGATTGGTGGAGGGGACGGAGGAGCAATAAGAGAAATAATCAAGCACCCTTCCGTTGAGAAGGCAGTGCTTTGCGAAATAGACAGACGTGTTATTGAAGTGTCAAAAGAATACCTTCCGGAGATAAGCTGTGCTTTGAATGATAAAAAGGTAGAAGTACTTGTCGCCGACGGTATAAAATATGTTAAGGAAAACAAAGGTGAATTCGATGTTATACTGGTTGACTCTACAGACCCTGTAGGGCCGGCTGTAGGTCTGTTTGCCGTTGATTTTTACAGATCCATATATGAAGCATTAAAGGAAGACGGAATATTCGTTGCACAGACTGAATCGCCCTTTTTCCATAAGGATTTGATTAAAAGCGTATACAGAGATGTAAGTTCCATATTCCCGATTACAAGGCTCTATACCTGTGCTATACCTACTTACCCAAGCGGATATTGGAGTTTTACCATGGGCTCTAAAAAATATGATCCCCTTGAAACCGATATATCCAAAATACCGGATTTAGATACAAAGTATTACTGTCCGCAGATACATAAAGCAGTATTTGCTCTGCCAAAGTTTGTAGCGGATTTAGTGAAATAGAGGTTTTGCTATGAGTTTGAAAAACGGGAAAATGACTTTATCGACAAAATTTATGGGCAGTTGTGAAAACTATGGGGACGCAAACGTAGTTATGGTGGGTGTCCCAATGGATTTTACCTGCAGTTTCAGACCGGGGACAAGATTTGGTCCTCAAAAAATAAGAGAAGTTTCTATAGGCATTGAAGAGTACAGTATTTACATGGATAAGAGCCTTGAAGATTATGCTTATTTTGATTCGGGAGATTTGGATTTGCCCTTCGGGAATGTTGAAAAGAGCCTTGAGTTAATAGGGCAGTCGGCAAAGGAAATTCTTGAGGACGGCAAACTTCCGCTTTTTATAGGTGGGGAGCATCTTATCAGTGTACCAGTTATAAAAGAAGTTTACAATAAATATGGGGACGACCTGATAGTTATTCATTTTGATGCCCATGCCGATTTGAGAGAAGAATACTTAGGCTGCGCTAATTCTCACGCTTCAGCTATAAGAAGGCTTGTCGACTTTATGCCAGGCAAAAACATCTATCAATTTGGAATACGATCGGGCACTAAGGAAGAATTTGAGTATGCAAAGGTAAACACCAACATGTATACAATTGAGGTGCTTGAGCCGCTGAAGAAAGTGGTCGACAAGTTTAAGGGAAAACCTGTATATTTTACGTTGGATATTGATGTGGTAGATCCTGCCTATGCCAATGGGACAGGCACTCCTGAGCCTGGAGGCATATCCTCAAAAGAGCTTATACAGGCGTTGGAAGTTTTGAAAGATTTGAATATTGTAGGTTTCGATATAGTTGAAGTATCCCCTCACTATGACCAATCGGACAGAACAGCGGTTTTAGCTGCCAAGGTTATCAGGGATATGATCATGATAATGGGGTAGTATAAATCAAAAAAGTATGAGAAAAGCATTTTATAGCAAGTTTAGAGCCTGTTAATACGACGGTAAAAGGAAAGCATTCGGTTTATATATAGGTTTTTGCCTGGCTTTTGTATTGCAAAAAAGAAGTATTTACAGGCTCTAGGCTGCAGAACTTAAGTTTTGTAATGTTTTTTTTCTTTGCTCTTTCTGTTTCTGAAAATGGGCAAAAGACAATAGGAGGCCTTTTATATGCCTAAAATAGCCAATTCATTAACTCAGTCCCATCAGTATATCGAACGCTTTGTTGAACCCGGAGATATAGTAATTGATGCTACTGCAGGCAACGGAAACGATACGGTATTTCTCGCAAAACTTGTGGGTGAAAACGGAAAGGTATTTGCCTTCGATATACAAAAAGTTGCCATTGAAAGGACACGGGAAAAGCTTTTAAAAATTGGTTTAATGGATAGGGTTGAACTTATAAATGACGGTCATGAGAATCTTGATAAATACATACAAAACAGTGTAAAAGCTGTAATGTTCAATTTGGGATATCTTCCAGGAGGAGACCACAAAATAGGGACAAAGGCAGAGACCACAATATGTGCAATAGAAAAGGCAATGGAACTTTTGGTTGCAGGCGGGTTAATAAGTATTGTGGTTTATCATGGA
It includes:
- the scpB gene encoding SMC-Scp complex subunit ScpB translates to MDLKKLEGIIEGLLFASGDRLSLEKICEIAGVDKKTVKLVINNMIVNYNENPARGITIREINNGYQLCSKPELYEYVKVLFEPKQKSGLSQAAFETLAIIAFNRPITKAKIEQIRGVNSDSAIAKLLERNLIREAGRLDAPGKPILYETTEEFFRSFGYKSDSDLPIFEMNEIPEVVEPRQDENNTDDKNEENVNS
- a CDS encoding DUF2953 domain-containing protein; the encoded protein is MLIAIVIITIAVLFALCFIKVNLAFEYKRRDVNDYFAVSIFIFNGLIKYKIEIPKVDTKKKGLFFRKVKRKKKAKSEKKEKLSYGYILESIRQYRDFMDKYRVFFSRIFNYLRCKVNIKKLDFDITIGTDNAHHTAILTGLCWSAAGIIISFIHNNLNLSKKNISIKPDYMGKKLKVDLFCILNLRIGHIIIVGLIYLMHVKPFRKLACFINMAQNQTNHIL
- the ytfJ gene encoding GerW family sporulation protein; protein product: MAEHPIQGLMTTAMESIKDMVDVNTIVGDAVQAPDGTVIIPISKVTFGFAAGGGEFNSKSKAGIECDDSGKRPVESEGNGKFPFAGGSGAGVSINPVAFMVVGQGQIKLLPVNVNSSLEKILDFIPELIEKANDAYKKKIKIKKELKACEKNAKEEEDEEE
- a CDS encoding pseudouridine synthase; the protein is MELVRLQKYIADCGVASRRKAEELIKQARVKVNGTVVTEMGIKVSDADLVEVDGKIIKPENKKVYILLNKPPGYVTTVKDQFGRPTVIDLLKGVKERVFPVGRLDYETTGLLILTNDGDFAYRMTHPKHKVEKTYLATIAGIPTGEEISRFEKGLRIEDYITAPAKFKIVAKNKQNCVAEITIHEGRNRQVRKMCEAIGHPVLSLKRISIGKLSIGNLAEGDWRELTQDEVKSLLSL
- a CDS encoding DUF1540 domain-containing protein yields the protein MAKCQKILCSVGSCIYNEFSENLCTLDAIQVSAAAKSDSGAPYDETLCASYKTRDIKE
- the speE gene encoding polyamine aminopropyltransferase, whose translation is MELWYTEFQTPNVGITCKTKKTYHTEKTEFQDLALIETEQFGRMLVLDGTVQTTIEDEFVYHEMISHVPLFTHQNPKKVLVIGGGDGGAIREIIKHPSVEKAVLCEIDRRVIEVSKEYLPEISCALNDKKVEVLVADGIKYVKENKGEFDVILVDSTDPVGPAVGLFAVDFYRSIYEALKEDGIFVAQTESPFFHKDLIKSVYRDVSSIFPITRLYTCAIPTYPSGYWSFTMGSKKYDPLETDISKIPDLDTKYYCPQIHKAVFALPKFVADLVK
- the speB gene encoding agmatinase, yielding MSLKNGKMTLSTKFMGSCENYGDANVVMVGVPMDFTCSFRPGTRFGPQKIREVSIGIEEYSIYMDKSLEDYAYFDSGDLDLPFGNVEKSLELIGQSAKEILEDGKLPLFIGGEHLISVPVIKEVYNKYGDDLIVIHFDAHADLREEYLGCANSHASAIRRLVDFMPGKNIYQFGIRSGTKEEFEYAKVNTNMYTIEVLEPLKKVVDKFKGKPVYFTLDIDVVDPAYANGTGTPEPGGISSKELIQALEVLKDLNIVGFDIVEVSPHYDQSDRTAVLAAKVIRDMIMIMG
- a CDS encoding class I SAM-dependent methyltransferase is translated as MPKIANSLTQSHQYIERFVEPGDIVIDATAGNGNDTVFLAKLVGENGKVFAFDIQKVAIERTREKLLKIGLMDRVELINDGHENLDKYIQNSVKAVMFNLGYLPGGDHKIGTKAETTICAIEKAMELLVAGGLISIVVYHGGDSGFEEKNRVMEYLYNIDPKKYTVMKTEFINQPNCPPILVCIEKIG